The Rufibacter sp. DG15C region GTTTGGAGTGAACACGTTCGGGATGAAGAGGCTTCCTGGAGCCGTGGCATCTACTGTCACTGAAGCTACTGCATTGCCACAGGCGCCTCCGTTAGTAGCAGTTACCGTAAGCGTTCCGGTTTTAGCGTCAGCACTAGTACCTTCAAGCGTTACCGTTGTACCTTCCACAGAAGTAGCAGTTGTACCTTTGAACTTAATGTCTCCAGAGACAGTCCAGGTATAAGTTTCTCCTGTAACTCCAGCCACTCTGTAGATCAAATCAGTACATGGACCGCTCTCGTTTATAATCACCGGGGTGGCTGGCGTAGCACCTGGCTCTACCGCTAGGATAGAAGCCTCGCTGGTTCCACAGTTATTAGACGCTTTCACGGTGATTTCTCCTTTAGTAGTGCTTGGGATCAATTCAATCTCAGGCGCTGTGGTAGTGAAAGGACCGTTGCCCGTGGTGGTTCCAGTTAATCTCCAGCCGGCTGGCACTGTCCAGATGTAGCTGGTGGCTCCAGTTACTGGCGTCACGCTGTATCTGATGGCTACATTTACGCAAAGCGTTGGGCTAGAAGCCGTGATCTGACCAAGCTTACCAGGAAGCGCACTTACCGTCAACGTGGCAGTAGATGGCAAGCTGCTCGCGCAACTACCTATTGCTTTAAAGGTTATCGTGTAACTACCAGCACTTAGAGTTGCAATTGACACTGTATAAGCACCACCCGTTACTGTCACTGGATTGGTCACTCCAGGAAGTCCAGTTACCTCATACTGTGTAGTTCCAGTGGCCGTGAAGGTGAAGGTAGCGTTACCGCCCACACAAGCGGTAGGATTGTTCACGATTGGTGCCAATGGACGCACACACACTTCTGCGTCATCATCGTCATCATCTTCATCTGGATCCACTTGATCTCCGTCAATCACGGCTACGTTTCTCAATTTACCCACCAATGAGGTTTTTGCGGTAATAGTAAGAACGACATCTGCCTGGTTTCTTGCAATGTTTCCTATTGACCATGTGATGGTTCTATTAGCTTCATTGAAGGCAACAGTTCCTACAGAAGTAGAAGCGCTCACATAGTCAAGTCCTGCTGGCAGCACATCTGTTACTTTCACGCCAGTGGCGTCACTAGGACCAGCGTTGGTGGCACGTAGGGTAAACACTACTTGCTCCCCTAACGTCACGTCTCCTTTGTCCACTGATTTAGAGATGCCTAAGTTGGCTACGCCTGCACCTGTGGCACCTACCACGGTAATCACGGTAGAGCTGTTGTTGCCAGGCGTTTGGTCTGCCTCATTGCCCCTGATGGTGGCCGTGTTCACGATAGTACCAGCTGTTGTGATGGTAGAGTTTACCGTAAAGGTGGCAGTCTCGCCGCTGGCTAGATTTCCTACCGTCCAAACACCATTGGCCACATTGTAGGTACCCTTGCTCACGGTTGGAGTCCCTACTAAAGTTAATTGACCCAATGGCAACACATCTACTACTAATACGCCAGTAGCACTGCTAGGCCCATTGTTCTTGATGGTTACATCATAGCGTAGCGCATCACCCACGTTGGCGCGGGTTTTGTCAACGGCTTTCACTACTTCTAGGTCAGTGGCTTCGGTTGGGTTACCCGTTCCGCCACCTACAATGGTAATTACGGTAGAGGTATTGCTTTCTGGACGTTCATCTACCTGGTCACCAGAAATGATGGCCGTGTTGATGATGGTACCAGTTGTTTTAATGGTGGCATTCACCGTCATGGTTTCAGTCTGTCCTACTCCCAAATTCCCGATGGTCCAGATGCCGGTAGTGGCATTATAGGTACCCGTCGAAACCGTTACGGCGCCAACTAGGTCTATCTGCGCAACTGGCAACACATCTGTGATTTTCACCCCAGTGGCAGTGTTTGGCCCCAAGTTACGCGCTGTGATAGTGTAGCGAAGTGCATCACCTACGTTGGCGCGGGTCTTGTCAACGGCTTTTACCACCTGCAAGTCAGCAGAAGTGGTTGGGTTGCCGGTGCCGTCTCCTACCACGGTTACTACCGTTGCCGTATTGTTGGCCGGTTGCAAGTCTGGCTCATTGCCAGAGATGATAGCGGTGTTTACAATAGTGCCGGTGGCTTTGATAGTGGCATTCACGGTCATGGTCACTGACTGTCCTGCTGCCAGGTTGCCAATGGTCCATATACCAGTAGTCGCGTTGTACGTTCCAGCCGAAGGTGTGATGGTACCCACCACGTTGATCTGCGCCAATGGCAACACATCTCTAATGATGACTCCTGTAGCAGCGTTAGGTCCGTTGTTACGGGCTGTTACTGTATAGGTCAAAGCATCACCTACGCTAGCGCGGGTTCTGTTTACCGTTTTGATAGCCTCTAAATCAGTGGACGTTCCTGGACCAGGCGTCTCACCTACAATGGTAATCACGGTAGAAGTATTGTTTACTGGCTGTTGGTCTGCCTCATTGCCTCTTACAATGGCCGTGTTGACAATAGTACCAGCGGTTTTGATAGTAGCATTCACACGCAGGGTGGCCGTCTGTCCGTTGGCCAAGGCGCCAATAGTCCAAACCCCAGTGGCCGCGTTGTAAGTACCCACAGATACCGTCACCTGGCCTACAATATCCAATTGATTGGTTGGCAGTACGTCTACCACAAATACATTGGTAGCATTGTTAGGACCGTTGTTACGAACCGTTACATTGTATACCAGGGCGTCTCCAATGTTGGCTCTTGTCTTATCTACTGTTTTTACAACCTGTAAATCTGTAAAGACTGTTGGCACTTCTGGGCCAGCACCTACCACTGTAATCACGGTAGAGGTATTGCTTTCTGGGCGCTCATCTAATTGATCACCACTAATCACAGCCGTGTTTACAATGACTCCGTTGGCTTTAATGGTACTGTTAACGGTTAATGTAGCCGTCTGACCAACCGCTAGGTTGCCAATGGTCCAGATGCCGGTAGTGGCATTATACGTACCGGTAGAAACCGTCACATTGCCTACCAGGTCAATCTGAGAAAGCGGCAACACATCTCTTACGGTTACACCAGTTGCGTTGTCAGGACCTAGGTTGCGAGCCGTCACGGTATAGACTAGGGCATCGCCTACGCTAGCGCGGGTTTTGTTTACCGTTTTTTGCACTTGCAAATCTGCCATGGCACCCGGCCCAACGCCTGGGGTTACTACTGTTACCACCGTTGAGGTGTTATTGGCAGGCTGTTGGTCTGCCTGGTTTCCTCTAATGATAGCGGTGTTGACAATGGTACCAGTGCCGGTGATTGTGGCATTGATGGTCAGGGTCACTGACTGGCCGCTGGCCAAGTTCCCGATGGTCCAAACTCCGGTAGTGATATCCAAGTTGGTTCCGTTGGTGGACGTCTGGCCAGTGATGTTGATTTGACCAATTGGCAACACGTCTCTAATGATAACACCCGTGGCGGCGTTTGGTCCGTTGTTACGGGCCACAATGGTATAGGTCAAGGCATCGCCTACGTTGGCGCGGGTCTTGTCTACCGTCTTAATGGTCTGAAGGTCGGTTACTACGCCAGGTACTACTACCGGCTCCTCGTCTTCATCATCGTCTTTATCTGGATCTGGCTCATTGCCAATCACGCGTACACGGTTCACCAAGTTACCAGAGGATAACACACGCACTCTCAATTTAATGGTAGCGGTCTCGCCAAAGGCAAGGTTACCAATTGTGAAGGTGCTGGTAGTGGCATTGTAAGCAAAAGTAGCCGGCACATTGTCCCGGAACGACGTATAGTCAATAAATGCCAGGGAAGAAGGCAAGGTCTCTACCACCTGAACACCGGTAGCGTCATCTGGCCCTTGGTTTCTTACGGTGATGGTATAAGTAATGGTATCACCAACGGCTACCTCAGATCTGTCTGCGGTTTTGGTAATGGCTAAGTCTGTCTCTACAATAAGCGGAAGGAAGACCGTATTGTTGTTTAAAACCACGTTGCCACCCAAAGACAAAAGACGTCCTTCATGCGTGGTACCGTTGCTTAAAGTTATGTTGTTTTGAACCAGCACGTTGCCCTTCAAGGCCGAAGAGGTACCAACCAATCCTTGGTTACCCACCACTACGTTGCCGGTTACTCTAAAGAAGATGTTCTTAGGTTGCGCGCCGTTTTGTACCGAGATAACTGAGCCCTCATCTACAATCAAGTCTCCGTTGACCTGGATCACAAACACAGCGTTAGGATTTCCCTTGCCGTCTAGGCGCAACTGGCCTTTTAGGCGAGCGTCACCGTCAAAACGGTAAACGCCAGGCCCCAATACGGTACCGGCTACTGCCTCAGGGGTTCTGGAGAAACCCTTACCCAACTGCTGACCCGTCATGTTACTGGTGGGGGTTAGCGTGGCTAGGAAGTCATAGGCTTTGCGGGCGTCTACCTGCGCAGCGGCAGGCTCTACCCCACCAGGTCTAATCTCACCCAGCACAATCCCGGGAGGGAAACCAAGAATCACGTTACCGGGGGAGGTACCCAAATCTGCATACACCAGCGTGCTACCTGTGTTTACCACAGAGCCACTGGCCAACACGGCAAACTCCTGTGCCGCCCCTAAACCTGGGGCGTTCTGAGTTTGTGCGTTCGTTGAAATTGAAATAGCAAACAGTGCTGCTATTAGGTGTAAAATTTTCTTCATGCGACCAACTAAACTATTATCAAAATAAACTTAACCGTATATAGTCATATTAATATATGAGTCCTTACGTGTACTCTCTGCCAAACCAAAGGTTTCGAGGTATAAAAAAGATGCAAATACCCCAAAGCACCTCAAAGGTGGTTATTTAAAACTACTTCCTACCACTTATCTTCCCA contains the following coding sequences:
- a CDS encoding ice-binding family protein; translation: MKKILHLIAALFAISISTNAQTQNAPGLGAAQEFAVLASGSVVNTGSTLVYADLGTSPGNVILGFPPGIVLGEIRPGGVEPAAAQVDARKAYDFLATLTPTSNMTGQQLGKGFSRTPEAVAGTVLGPGVYRFDGDARLKGQLRLDGKGNPNAVFVIQVNGDLIVDEGSVISVQNGAQPKNIFFRVTGNVVVGNQGLVGTSSALKGNVLVQNNITLSNGTTHEGRLLSLGGNVVLNNNTVFLPLIVETDLAITKTADRSEVAVGDTITYTITVRNQGPDDATGVQVVETLPSSLAFIDYTSFRDNVPATFAYNATTSTFTIGNLAFGETATIKLRVRVLSSGNLVNRVRVIGNEPDPDKDDDEDEEPVVVPGVVTDLQTIKTVDKTRANVGDALTYTIVARNNGPNAATGVIIRDVLPIGQINITGQTSTNGTNLDITTGVWTIGNLASGQSVTLTINATITGTGTIVNTAIIRGNQADQQPANNTSTVVTVVTPGVGPGAMADLQVQKTVNKTRASVGDALVYTVTARNLGPDNATGVTVRDVLPLSQIDLVGNVTVSTGTYNATTGIWTIGNLAVGQTATLTVNSTIKANGVIVNTAVISGDQLDERPESNTSTVITVVGAGPEVPTVFTDLQVVKTVDKTRANIGDALVYNVTVRNNGPNNATNVFVVDVLPTNQLDIVGQVTVSVGTYNAATGVWTIGALANGQTATLRVNATIKTAGTIVNTAIVRGNEADQQPVNNTSTVITIVGETPGPGTSTDLEAIKTVNRTRASVGDALTYTVTARNNGPNAATGVIIRDVLPLAQINVVGTITPSAGTYNATTGIWTIGNLAAGQSVTMTVNATIKATGTIVNTAIISGNEPDLQPANNTATVVTVVGDGTGNPTTSADLQVVKAVDKTRANVGDALRYTITARNLGPNTATGVKITDVLPVAQIDLVGAVTVSTGTYNATTGIWTIGNLGVGQTETMTVNATIKTTGTIINTAIISGDQVDERPESNTSTVITIVGGGTGNPTEATDLEVVKAVDKTRANVGDALRYDVTIKNNGPSSATGVLVVDVLPLGQLTLVGTPTVSKGTYNVANGVWTVGNLASGETATFTVNSTITTAGTIVNTATIRGNEADQTPGNNSSTVITVVGATGAGVANLGISKSVDKGDVTLGEQVVFTLRATNAGPSDATGVKVTDVLPAGLDYVSASTSVGTVAFNEANRTITWSIGNIARNQADVVLTITAKTSLVGKLRNVAVIDGDQVDPDEDDDDDDAEVCVRPLAPIVNNPTACVGGNATFTFTATGTTQYEVTGLPGVTNPVTVTGGAYTVSIATLSAGSYTITFKAIGSCASSLPSTATLTVSALPGKLGQITASSPTLCVNVAIRYSVTPVTGATSYIWTVPAGWRLTGTTTGNGPFTTTAPEIELIPSTTKGEITVKASNNCGTSEASILAVEPGATPATPVIINESGPCTDLIYRVAGVTGETYTWTVSGDIKFKGTTATSVEGTTVTLEGTSADAKTGTLTVTATNGGACGNAVASVTVDATAPGSLFIPNVFTPNGDGVNDFWVIRNLEKFPDNDLAIYNRWGNEVFKTRGYNNTWQAAGLEEATYFYVLRVRGCNGDEQVYRGPVQVVR